In Thermodesulfitimonas autotrophica, the following proteins share a genomic window:
- a CDS encoding universal stress protein: MKVLVLFDGSDNAMRAVAFTSKLAQKAADLQVRILQVVELWETGAWGFLTLPEGKQEELIGKARDRAAEGLKRAESLLAEKGVPVESVILVGETIPEILEYAAQWQPDLIVMGSRGTGPIRELVLGGVCHKILQLAQYPVLVVK; encoded by the coding sequence GTGAAGGTTTTAGTGCTTTTCGATGGTTCGGACAACGCGATGCGGGCGGTAGCCTTTACCAGCAAGTTAGCGCAAAAGGCTGCGGACCTTCAGGTCAGGATCCTCCAAGTGGTCGAACTGTGGGAAACCGGGGCGTGGGGGTTTTTAACCCTGCCTGAGGGGAAACAGGAAGAACTCATTGGGAAGGCCAGGGACCGGGCTGCTGAAGGGTTGAAACGGGCCGAAAGCCTCCTTGCGGAGAAGGGCGTGCCGGTAGAGAGCGTGATTTTGGTTGGGGAAACCATACCGGAGATCTTAGAGTACGCCGCGCAGTGGCAGCCGGATTTGATCGTGATGGGGAGCCGCGGTACGGGTCCCATCCGGGAGCTGGTTCTGGGCGGTGTCTGCCATAAGATCTTGCAGCTTGCGCAATACCCGGTACTGGTCGTGAAGTAG
- a CDS encoding sigma-54-dependent transcriptional regulator, translating into MARILVVDDEESVCQMLRDLLEAEGYEVLVAFHAAKALEYLAGEEEIDAMLVDIRMPDIDGLELFSRVRETHSFPVIVMTAYGTTDTAIEAMKLGAFDYVLKPFNIEELLLTVKKAVEVSRMAEELKALRQELAGKVPGERFEQLIGRSLAMQEVYKQIGRFAETDYTVLIVGETGTGKELVAGAIHRNSKRRDGPFIRINCAAIPENLWESELFGYEKGAFTGAVNRKLGKFELANQGTLFLDEISEIPLPVQAKLLRVLQEKEFDRVGGTKTIKVDARIIAATNRDLSQMVCEGTFRADLYYRLNVVTIQVPPLRERKEDIPLLAKHFIQQAAANLKKTVQDVAPEARDLLMAYDWPGNVRELRNVCERAVVLARGPLVTPEDLPATLQPDFQNGQSGHGWRGQTLHEILSDVERSVILRALREYNYNRTRTAKALGISRRTLYAKIKELGLEGLLPVEDE; encoded by the coding sequence GTGGCCAGGATACTGGTAGTCGATGATGAGGAAAGCGTTTGCCAGATGCTGCGGGACCTCCTTGAGGCGGAGGGATACGAGGTTCTGGTAGCGTTCCACGCGGCCAAAGCGCTGGAATATCTCGCCGGCGAAGAAGAGATCGACGCCATGCTGGTTGACATCCGGATGCCCGATATCGACGGGCTGGAGCTTTTTTCGCGGGTGCGGGAAACCCATTCCTTCCCGGTGATCGTGATGACGGCATACGGCACAACGGATACGGCAATCGAGGCGATGAAGCTTGGCGCCTTCGACTACGTCCTGAAGCCCTTCAACATCGAAGAGCTTCTCCTTACGGTGAAAAAGGCGGTTGAAGTGAGCCGGATGGCGGAGGAGCTTAAAGCCTTACGCCAAGAGCTGGCGGGAAAGGTGCCGGGGGAGAGGTTCGAACAGCTAATCGGGCGTTCTCTTGCGATGCAGGAAGTCTACAAGCAAATCGGACGTTTTGCCGAGACCGACTATACGGTGTTGATCGTTGGAGAGACCGGCACGGGCAAAGAACTGGTAGCTGGTGCCATCCACCGCAACAGCAAACGCCGGGATGGGCCCTTTATCCGGATCAACTGCGCCGCAATTCCCGAAAATCTCTGGGAGAGCGAGCTATTCGGCTATGAGAAAGGCGCCTTTACTGGCGCCGTGAACCGTAAACTCGGCAAGTTCGAGCTTGCCAACCAGGGGACCCTTTTTCTCGACGAGATCAGCGAAATTCCCCTGCCGGTGCAGGCCAAGCTCTTGCGGGTGCTGCAGGAAAAAGAGTTCGACCGGGTCGGGGGCACTAAAACCATCAAGGTGGACGCGCGGATTATTGCGGCCACCAACAGGGACCTCTCCCAGATGGTATGCGAAGGAACCTTCCGGGCGGACCTTTATTACCGCCTCAACGTGGTAACTATTCAAGTCCCGCCGTTGCGGGAGCGCAAAGAAGACATCCCGCTTCTCGCGAAGCACTTCATCCAGCAGGCCGCGGCGAACTTGAAAAAGACTGTTCAGGATGTTGCGCCGGAGGCGCGGGACCTGCTCATGGCTTACGATTGGCCGGGTAACGTCCGGGAGCTGCGGAATGTTTGCGAGCGTGCTGTGGTACTGGCTCGGGGACCGTTGGTTACGCCTGAAGATTTACCGGCCACGCTCCAGCCCGATTTTCAAAACGGCCAAAGCGGGCATGGATGGCGGGGACAGACCCTCCACGAAATTTTGAGCGACGTGGAGCGAAGCGTTATCCTCCGGGCGCTCAGAGAATACAATTATAACCGGACGCGGACGGCGAAGGCGTTAGGTATCAGCCGCCGTACGCTCTACGCCAAGATTAAGGAGTTGGGCCTTGAGGGTTTACTTCCGGTAGAGGATGAATAG
- the atoS gene encoding two-component system sensor histidine kinase AtoS, with translation MLEYRRRMRFSRQLLLFTLILLALPSFLTFYMLHVMQRAEYGMVKSDRSRLNHALLLLDQRFDRTFDEILKEHHVPPDARKRDKVKVLNEELKPLIEEVARDFPGVELGFYSLELDVILNGHTETYGENFSLRRKTDIEQTIREKKPLTNVVGLDRSGLIEAYRPLIRNGKVIGAVVAQEYTREIYRRLARVRQEAYLTIGAGIIIGVSGFFFLLNRFLEVISRVKEGLASLESDLSYRLPPGFGELGEIARAINHLADRLTEARSFNEIILDNVDAGVLATDLQGRLAMVNATAARVLGIKAGSGAPVSFRDVFPPGDSIRDLLERALFKQETVRDYTLRYQLPVGPSACEKGTAGPAATQELLPDGERDLILGTNLLTDQRGNLIGVVLTFKDVTETKRLAERVKRQERLAALGKFVAGVAHEIRNPLTTISGYIQMWERYGQPTPAALSTVAQEVTRLNGIVNKLLFFARPAELKFGFYNLNELVERVLQFVSEGYAERVRVQTELAPDLPPVRVDPEQIQQVLMNIVYNAYQAMPEGGTLTVRTGLTPDTRFAVVAVTDTGCGIPPENLSRIFDPFFTTKAKGSGLGLALAHEIVTAHGGYIEVESKVGEGTTLRVYLPLLREGANGGQDTGSR, from the coding sequence ATGCTTGAATACCGGAGACGAATGCGTTTCAGCCGGCAACTCCTGCTGTTTACGCTAATTTTGTTAGCGCTGCCCAGTTTTTTAACCTTTTACATGCTGCACGTAATGCAGCGGGCGGAATACGGGATGGTTAAAAGCGACCGCAGCCGGCTCAACCACGCGCTTCTCCTTCTGGACCAGCGCTTCGACCGGACCTTCGACGAAATTTTAAAGGAGCACCATGTGCCGCCGGACGCACGTAAAAGAGATAAGGTCAAGGTGCTCAACGAAGAGCTAAAACCTTTGATAGAGGAAGTGGCGCGGGATTTTCCCGGCGTGGAGCTGGGCTTTTATTCCCTGGAGCTGGACGTGATTCTAAACGGGCATACGGAGACCTACGGGGAGAACTTTTCGCTGCGGCGCAAGACGGATATTGAGCAGACGATAAGGGAAAAGAAGCCGCTCACTAACGTAGTTGGCCTCGATAGATCGGGGCTGATCGAAGCCTACCGGCCGTTAATTCGTAACGGCAAGGTGATTGGCGCCGTGGTAGCGCAGGAGTATACTAGGGAAATTTACCGGCGCCTTGCGCGCGTGCGTCAGGAAGCTTACCTCACCATTGGTGCCGGGATTATCATCGGGGTCAGCGGGTTTTTCTTCCTGCTGAACCGCTTCCTGGAGGTTATCAGCCGGGTAAAAGAGGGCCTGGCAAGCCTGGAAAGCGATCTAAGTTACCGTCTGCCGCCGGGTTTTGGTGAATTAGGTGAGATTGCCAGGGCAATCAACCACCTTGCTGACCGGTTAACGGAAGCAAGAAGTTTCAACGAGATAATCCTCGATAACGTCGATGCGGGTGTGCTGGCAACCGACCTTCAGGGGCGCCTGGCGATGGTCAACGCGACGGCGGCAAGGGTGCTGGGTATCAAGGCGGGTAGCGGGGCGCCTGTCTCTTTCCGGGACGTTTTCCCGCCGGGCGATTCCATCCGAGATCTTTTAGAACGAGCGCTTTTCAAACAGGAAACGGTGCGCGACTATACGCTGCGCTACCAGCTTCCCGTAGGGCCGAGCGCTTGTGAAAAAGGGACGGCGGGTCCCGCCGCTACCCAGGAGCTGTTGCCGGATGGGGAGCGCGACCTGATTTTGGGAACGAACCTGTTGACTGACCAGCGGGGTAATCTTATCGGGGTTGTGCTCACCTTCAAAGACGTGACCGAAACGAAACGACTTGCCGAACGGGTGAAACGCCAGGAACGGCTTGCCGCGCTGGGAAAGTTTGTGGCGGGCGTGGCACACGAAATTCGCAACCCGCTCACGACGATTAGCGGTTATATCCAGATGTGGGAACGCTACGGGCAACCCACACCTGCGGCACTTTCCACTGTGGCGCAGGAAGTCACCCGTTTGAACGGCATTGTGAATAAACTCCTCTTTTTCGCCCGGCCGGCAGAGTTGAAGTTCGGTTTTTATAACCTCAACGAGCTGGTTGAACGGGTGCTGCAGTTTGTAAGCGAGGGCTATGCGGAAAGGGTAAGGGTCCAAACCGAGTTGGCGCCGGATTTGCCGCCGGTCCGGGTCGACCCGGAGCAGATCCAACAGGTGCTGATGAATATCGTTTACAACGCGTACCAGGCGATGCCGGAGGGTGGTACCTTGACGGTGCGGACGGGGCTGACGCCGGATACGCGCTTCGCGGTTGTGGCCGTAACGGATACCGGTTGCGGGATTCCCCCGGAAAACCTTTCGCGCATCTTTGACCCGTTTTTCACCACGAAGGCCAAAGGCAGCGGCCTTGGTCTGGCGCTGGCCCACGAGATTGTAACCGCACACGGCGGCTATATCGAAGTGGAGAGCAAAGTCGGGGAGGGGACCACGCTACGGGTCTATTTACCGCTGTTAAGGGAGGGAGCAAACGGTGGCCAGGATACTGGTAGTCGATGA
- a CDS encoding sulfite exporter TauE/SafE family protein, with protein sequence MAGYAVDPHAVKTMVKMTPAMTAFLPTLGFLGGLLSGFIGSGGAFVLTPGMMSVGVPGPAAVAANMCHKFPKALIGAMKRAKLGHVDVLLGLVMGLSAVIGVQVGIKVQQWILKMWGEAGSNLYISAVFVLVLALVGASVLRDAFRCKNQEVCAAPPPKGTPLGERIKIPPMISFKTAKIRASFWLTVPLGFATGMLAATIAVGGFIGVPAMIYILGASSFVGSGTELVIAFVMGLTGTFTWALHGFVDLRLAFLILFGSLFGVQLGAIGTSYVKDYMIKFVMALVMLIVMVSRLLKIPVYLKDLNLISLSHSADQLLSQASFVVMCVALVVSGFIILSAMARGLRAEKAKPVGAPVHVPH encoded by the coding sequence ATGGCAGGATACGCGGTGGATCCGCACGCGGTAAAAACGATGGTCAAGATGACCCCGGCAATGACCGCTTTCCTCCCAACGCTGGGTTTCTTGGGCGGGCTTTTAAGCGGCTTCATTGGCTCGGGCGGCGCCTTCGTGCTGACGCCGGGGATGATGAGCGTAGGTGTACCAGGACCGGCAGCGGTGGCCGCTAATATGTGCCACAAGTTTCCGAAGGCCTTAATCGGTGCGATGAAGCGGGCGAAGTTGGGTCACGTAGACGTGCTGCTCGGCCTGGTGATGGGTCTTTCTGCCGTCATCGGGGTGCAGGTCGGCATCAAGGTGCAGCAGTGGATCCTCAAGATGTGGGGCGAAGCGGGTTCCAACCTTTACATCAGTGCGGTGTTTGTATTGGTCCTGGCGCTGGTAGGGGCTTCGGTGCTCCGTGATGCTTTTCGCTGCAAGAACCAAGAGGTATGCGCGGCCCCGCCGCCGAAAGGTACACCTTTAGGCGAGCGGATAAAGATCCCGCCGATGATCAGCTTCAAGACGGCCAAGATCCGGGCGAGCTTCTGGCTCACCGTGCCGCTTGGCTTCGCGACGGGGATGTTGGCGGCGACGATCGCGGTAGGTGGCTTCATTGGGGTTCCGGCGATGATCTACATCCTGGGGGCTTCGAGCTTCGTCGGCAGCGGCACGGAGCTGGTGATCGCCTTTGTGATGGGGCTGACCGGAACCTTCACTTGGGCCCTGCATGGTTTTGTTGACCTCCGGTTAGCATTCCTGATCCTCTTCGGTTCCCTCTTCGGTGTGCAGCTCGGGGCGATCGGGACCAGCTACGTAAAAGATTATATGATCAAGTTCGTTATGGCGCTGGTAATGCTGATCGTTATGGTGAGCCGGCTCTTGAAGATCCCGGTTTACCTGAAAGACCTGAATCTTATCAGTCTCAGTCATTCCGCAGACCAGTTGCTCAGCCAGGCAAGCTTTGTCGTGATGTGCGTAGCGCTGGTAGTAAGCGGGTTCATCATCCTGAGCGCGATGGCGCGCGGGCTCAGGGCGGAGAAGGCGAAGCCGGTCGGTGCGCCTGTTCATGTGCCCCACTAG